GAACGGGCGCGTTAACGTAGAAACTGTAGATGTTGCGGGTGGTGCCGCTGATCAATTGCAGCAAGGACGCCGGGTTGGACGGCGTGGCAGGCTGAGCGCCCTGCACAACGACCTGCGCTCCCTCAAAATTCAGGAAACGGTTGTAATAATAGTAAGCATCAATAAATAACTTGTTTTTAATCAACCCTTTATATCCAACCTCGTACGTTTCAACACGCTCGGGATCCCACTGCTGCGGCTGGTATTGTTGCAGCGCCTGAGCCGCCTGGGGCAAAGCCGTACCGCCCTGCAGGGCAGCTCCAAACGTCCGCACGGATTCGAGCGTGTAAACCGGACTTTGGGAGAAGTTAAACCGATCGCGGAACAGTGGCAGGCCCCCGATCAGCCGGGCGCTCGGTGTGTTCAGGTTGATGTACTGCGCCTGCGTGGTTGGAATCCGGAAACCGCGCTGGAACGACGCCCGGATGTTGTGCACTTTAGCCAGCGTTAAAACCGCAGACAAACGCGGGCTGAACTGCCCTTTGAAATTGTTGTTTTTGTCGTACCGAACCGAACCCGTCAGCTTAAGGATGTCGACCAGCGTTTTGGAAGCCTGCGCGTAAGCACCAAACTCATTGATTTTAAACTCTTTGCTGTTTTCGTCAAGCGCGAAGATGGTGCCTCCGGAGTTCAGGGCATATTGGCGTACATTGCCCCCCACGATCAGCTCCACGGTTGTCGGGTCGATCAGCTTGCCGAAGTTGTACATAAACTCGCCGTGGTAGAGGTTGGTACGATCCAGGAATTTTGCCCCTAGGTTGGGCAGCGTTCCGGGCAACGGCCGTCCTGTGACGGTTGCCAGCGCCTGGTCGAATTGCGGAGTTCCCGGCAAAAACCGTCCCTGATCGGCGGCAGCGCGGGCAGCCGTGTGCAGATTCCCCGAGATGGCATTCACGGCGCCAAGGGCGGTCTGGTAAGCGGTGGCCGGATTGGTTGCTGCGGCCTGGGTAAAGGCCGTGCCAAAGGTTTGTAAAGCCCCTCCGGCGTAGGTAAAGGCGTACTGCGGAAACCACGAACCCGCCAGGTTGCTTTGATTGAGACTCGGTTTCCAGGCTTCGTTGATTCCCTGTCCCAAAATACCGATGGCAAACGAATCGCCGGAGCGTTCCTGCGTTGTGTAAGCCCGGACAAAGAAGTTGGAACCCCGCAACTCGGCTTTGTACTGGCCGATGCTGAATCCTTTGATGTAGTAACGATCCTGACCCGTGTAGGCCGTCGTACCTGTTCCCCAGTTGGCTTGCAGGATTGCTTCCAGGTTGTCGTTGATGCGGTAATGCAGCGCCCCGTTCAATTTTAGGCTGCTAACCTTGTAATTGACCAGTTCATTTTCGGCATAGCCAGTCCGGGATACCGTCACGTTGGGCAACAGAACCTCGTTGATAATGCGCGTCGCCGGAATATTCGTCGCGGACGACAGTTGATTGATGCCTCCAATAATGCGGGCCAGATCCGGCGAGATTAGCGCAATCTGAGCCGGGGGAACCGGTAGCAGTTGCGCAATCGTGCTTTGAAACGCGCTCAGGTTAGCACTGGCATCTCCGTAAACGTTAATGCCGTCGTAACCGGGGTTGGCCTGACGGGTGCCGTTGGCCATTGTAAAGCCGTTGGCAAATCCCTGATCCCGGTAATCGGTGGCCTGCCAGTCGGTGGCGCTCAGGTAGGAAACGCTGGCTTTAAACGCCAGTCGGTTGTTAAAGGCTTTGGCGTACCGGATCCCGGCGTCGTAGAAGGGGGTGGTGGCGGTGGCGCGGTTGCTGGCCGACATAATGCCGGTTTTGGCGTACGCACTCAGCCCCTGATACTGAAACGGATTTTTGCTCGTCATTAGCAGCAGCCCGTTGATGGCGTTGGGTCCGTAAAGGGCCGATGCCGCACCCGGCAGCAATTCAACGCTTTCCACATCCAGTTCAGACATACCGGCGATGTTGCCCACCGAAAAGTTAAGCCCCGGTGCCTGGTTGTCCATGCCGTCGACCAGCTGAACTACCCGCGTATTCCCGTTGGCGCTGAAACCCCGCACGTTGACCGACCGGAACGTCAGGCTTTGCGTACTCATATCCACCCCTTTCAGGTTCAGCAGGGCGTCATAAAACGTGGGAGCCGGTGTCGACTGAATGGACCGAATATCCATCTTCTCGACCGTAACCGGTGATTTCATCACATTCTCTTCTACCCGCGACGCCGACACGACCACTTCCTGACCCAGCATCACCTGCTCCTGCAGCTCAATGGTCAGACCGGACGGATTGTCAACCGGTATCTCACGGGTCTGAAAACCGACGGATGACACCACAACCGTAAGGGGAGTTGGTACGGATGTGGTCAGGTCAAATTGGCCTTTGCTATCGGTAATGGTTCCAGCTACTGTTCCCTTTACGGTTATGCTGACGCCCACCAACGGATTCCGTGTAGTTCCTTCCGTAACGGTTCCGGTAATTTTGGTTTGCGCAAAACACCACACAGTTGTTGCCAGCCAAAACCCGAAGAAAAGGAATAGCTGCTTGTTACTTTTTTTCATGAGCCAGTAATTATTTTGACATAGGACGACATTGAGTATTTGAAAGCAAGAATGCAAGAAAATTACAATAATTACAACAAATTGTTACAAAATACAGCAGTGACTGATAAAGGTACCTGCAACCTACTGATAATCTGGCAATAGATCGTAAATTTACTGTTGCCTTACTGGCCAAAGCGTAAATCCTTGGCGCGGGTGTTTTCTGGTACTATCGCTTTTGTATCGTTTTCAATTTAATAAAACCGTAATGTGAGTTTGCTCCTGAACCTCAATGCCGTTCGGTACTTTTGAAGCGGGTCTTTTTTTTGATGCTGACAATGTGGTCATTGCGCTTCCTGTGTTTAGGGAGAATTTTTCAACGAATGGTCAACTAGAAAACGGGGACATTACTAAAATCCTCTTTTTGCACCGCTTTTTCCTAAGAAAACTCAGAGTTTACTAACTTTTTGTCTCATTCCTTGTAGTTTAGAAGCCCCTTCTTCAATTTAAGGGATTAAACGCATATCCAGAGTTTTAATTTACTATGAATCATACGTATGTAATTATTATGGCTGGCGGAGTTGGAACCCGCTTCTGGCCATTTAGCCGCACCAATTATCCCAAGCAATTTCACGATGTTCTCGGTACCGGCAAATCACTGCTTCAGCAAACGGCGGAGCGTTTTGACGGAATCTGCCCGAAAGAAAATATTTATATTGTAACCAGTGCCGAGTATCAGCAATTGGTAAAAGAACAGCTCCCGTACCTCAGCGACGATCAAATCCTGTGCGAACCCGTTCGCCGGAATACCGCACCCTGCATCGCTTACGCTGCGTATAAAATTGCTCAGAAAGATCCACAGGCGAATATGGTTGTTGCCCCGGCCGACCACATCATCTTGAAAGAAGAAGACTTTAAAAATACGATCCGCACGGCTCTGGAAGCCACGGCCAATCAGGACATTCTGGTTACACTCGGTATTCAGCCCAGCCGTCCGGATACGGGCTACGGTTACATTCAGTACATTCCGGATTCGGATAACCACCCCGTTAAGAAAGTCAAAACGTTTACCGAGAAACCGCATCTGGAACTAGCCCAGCAGTTTCTGGAGAGTGGCGAGTTCGTATGGAACGCCGGGATTTTTGTCTGGAACGCTCAGGCCATTCGGAAAGCGTTTGAAGCTTACATGCCCGAAACAGCAGAGATTTTTGCGGAAGGTGACGAGTGGTATTTCACCGAGAAAGAGGATGCGTTCATCAACAAGGCTTATTCGCTTTGCAAAAACATTTCCATTGATAACGGTATCATGGAAAAAGCCAATAACGTTTACGTGGTATTAAGTGACTTCGGCTGGTCGGATCTGGGGACGTGGAAATCCCTGTACGAAGTATCGGGGAAAGACGACAATCAAAACGTGACCGACGGCACGCACATGCTCTACAACACGAGCAATAACATCATCAAAACGCCCAAGAATAAGCTGGTTGTGATCAGCGGCCTGGAAGGCTTTATCGTGGCGGAGTTTGACGGTGTGCTGCTGATCTGCCCCAAAGAAGAAGAGCAGAAAGTGAAAGAATTCGTGGCCGACGCTAAAAACCACGGAGCACACTTCGTTTAAAAATGCTGGAATAGGAATGATGGACGATGAACGGCGTCAACCCTCCACAGTCCATCATTCATATTCCTTAAAAATGTTTCCAGCCTTGGGCCTTGATGGGCGTGTATTGTCCGGCCTTGGTACCCAGCAGAATATCATCCGGCTTGTCGGTCAGGTAGCCGATGGGCGTGATGCGGGCGTGGTTTTTTAGCTTCTCAAATTCGTGCGGGCGGATTGTAAACAGCAATTCGTAATCTTCCCCGCCATTCAAAGCTGCCGTTAAAGGACTCAGATTCAGCTCCGTTGCCACCAGGTAGCTGACGTCGTCAATCGGAATGTTTTCGTCGAAGATGACAGCCCCCGTTCCGGATTGGGTGCAGATGTGCATCAACTCGGACGCCAGACCGTCCGAAACGTCGATCATGGCCGTTGGCACTATGCCTAAATCCTGCAATTCGTAGACAATGTCGGTGCGGGCCGATGGACGAAGCTGCCGCTCCAGCACGTAGGATTTGTCTTCGCCGATTTCCGGTTGCATGTTCGGGTCCGACAGGAAAACCTGTTTTTCCCGCTCCAATAGCTGCAAGCCCAGAAATGCCGCCCCCAGATCGCCCGTTACACAGACCACGTCGTTGGGCTTGGCGGTGTTGCGGTACGTAATTTTATCCTTCGCCACTTTGCCGGTTACGGTGACCGAAATAACCAGTCCGGAGCGCGACGAGGTCGTGTCACCCCCAATCAGATCGACCCGGTACGCTTCGCAGGCGGCTTTGATTCCGGCGTATAATTCTTCGACGGCTTCAACTGAAAACCGGTTGCTGAGCGCAATGCTGACCGTTATCTGCAACGGCGTTCCGTTCATGGCCGCAATGTCCGAGACGTTTACCGCAACGGCCTTAAAACCCAGGTGCTTCAGGGGTGAGTAGGCCAGGTCGAAATGGACGCCTTCGAGCAGCATGTCCGTCGAAATCAGCCAGTAATCCGGTCCGCCGGTATCAATCACAGCCGCGTCATCCCCAATACCGCGGACGGTTTCGGTATGCGACGTCTGGGCAAAATCCCGGCTAAGGCGTTGAATCAGGGCGATTTCGCCGACTGATCCCAGTTCCGTTCGTGTATTCATAAAGTTCTAAAGCAAAAAAGCCGCTTTCGGTTCGAAAACGGCAAAATAAAAAACAAACGGTTCCCGATCGGAGTCCGTAATTTACTTCTTTACGGATTTGACAGGGTATATTTATTGGTCGTACCGCCGGTCTTGCGATCCGCCGTCGTGCGGGTAATTTCCAGTGAATTATCGTTTACAGTCCCAATATTGAATTCGATGGTTGGGCCGTCGGTTGGGGCCGGACTCAAATTTTTCAGCACCAGCCGGGTGTCGCCCTGCAACTCGTACTGGCCCGTTGAGGTAAAGCCGTCCACTTGTTTGATTACCACGGTTGGCGGGTTACTCAAATCCAGCGAATATTGCGAATACGCGGGTTTAACGTTATTCGCTCCCCCTTTGTTGTAAACGACTACGTTGTTTTCCTCTACTTTCTGGGCCGACCAGTTTTTGGCAATTCGTTCCGAAAGCGGCTCTGTTTTGTTTTTACTGCAACCCGTCAGAATCGTAAACAAACCCAGTACGGCAATAAAGGCGATGATAGTTGTTCTTTTCATAAAAATTCAATCGTTATAGACTTTCCAGTGTTCATTAGTAACCGGTTAAAGTTACGTGTTTTTGAGGAATCCCTATCCAAACTTATCCGTAAAGTTGCATTTTTGCTGTTTGAACTGTCAGTATCCCTATGAATACCGGTAAACAGGAATCTTTAAAAGAATACACCCGTTCGCAACTGGCGCTCCGCAACGGCTCCGACCGCGACGAAATCTGGTGTGCTTACCGGGGCATTATCTACGACGTTTCAGCCAGCCGACTCTGGCGCCAGGGCAAGCATTACGAGCACTGGGCCGGTCAGGACCTAACCGACGAACTGGCCGATGCGCCCCACGGCGAGTGGGTTTTTGGCCGCTTTCAACCCGTCGGGAAATTAATCAGTTAATCAGCAAATTTCAGTCCGAAATGATTCTCATCGCCGACAGTGGCTCCACCAAAACCGATTGGCGTACCATCGATCCGCGGGGTCAGGTGGGTCAGGCCCGAACCATTGGCTTCAATCCTTATTACCAGGACAGTGCCGCCATCGCGGCCGAACTGCAAACCAATCTGTTACCAGCCGTTCAAGAAACGGTAACCGATGTTTTTTATTATGGCACCGGCTGCAACAGTGAAGAATCGTGTGGGATTGTGGAAAAAGCCATCCGAACGGTGTTCCCCGACGTTAAAACCGTTGCGGTCAGCAGTGATCTGCTCGGGGCCGCCCGCGCACTCTGTGGCCACGAAACCGGCATTGCCTGCATTCTCGGAACAGGCTCCAACGCCTGCCTGTACGACGGCCGCGACATTGCCCAGCTGAGCGGCACGCTGGGCTTCTGGCTGGGTGACGAAGGCAGCGGTGGGTACCTGGGGAAAACGCTGGTGACGCGGTTTCTGCACGGTCAGTTGCCGCAGGATCTGGCCGACAAATTCCGGAAACGGTACCCGAAAGTAGATCGGCTGACGGTCCTGGATCATGCCTACAAACAGCCTTTCCCCAACCGGTATTTTGCGGGTTTTTCGAAGTTTCTGTTTGACAATCGCAGCCATCCGGCAGCGTACCAGATCGTTTACGACGCGTTCAGTCTTTTCTTCGACACCTACATCCGGAAGTTTTCCGACTCCGCCCAGTTGCCAATTCATTTTGTGGGTTCCGTTGCTTTCTATTACAGCGATATTCTGCGGCAGGTTGCCAACGACAAAGGCCTGACCCTCCGGCGTATTCTGGAAAACCCCATTGCCGGGCTAACGCTCTACCACCAGGATGCCGAGTCGTTATCGTCCGAAAGCTAGCGAATTACGATTGCCCCAAACGAAAAAAGCACCAGATCGTGCGGTGCTTTTTTCGTTTGTGAGATGAATGGCCTGACGGTTATTGCTTCAGCACTTTGATGACTTTCAAAACGCCTTCTTCGTTCTGAATCCGGAGGAAATACAGACCCGTGGGCAGTTGCAGCGTTTTCACGTCGAGCGCTACCTGACGCCGGTTGTTTTCAACGGTATTTCCCTGCAGTTCCCACTGACCACCGGCGGTGGATGTCAGCGAGAATTGATACGGCATGGCTTCCGATTGAGCGGGCAAGCTAACCGGCAGCGTCAGGTTGATAACCTCCCGAACCGGATTCGGATACACCTGCCAGGCTTCACCGGCGGCTTCGGCATTTCCTGCCATCCGACCCCCGCCCGATACAAACGAGAACGTAACGTTTTTGGTAGTGATCAACTCTCCGGTTCCGTTCGGTCCCGTAAAGGCCGCCAACCGAAGCACGTATTTCCCGGCTTCCGGCTTCATGCCGTTATCATCCCCGAATAAGCCATATGGCCCGTCGTTATCGACGTTGTTCTTTGACGATGTTCCCGTTAGTTCGAAGGCAATGCTGCCCACCGGCACGTTTGCGGTGGTGAACAGGTCCACGGCATTGGGCAGGTTGCGCACTCCAACGGCGTCGTTATCGTTCAGCGTTTGAATGACCTGACGCGAAGATTCATTTCCGGCTTTCATCAGTTGAACGGTCAGCTCGGGTTCGCGCACGGTCAGTTTGAACCGGATGCTGTGACTTTTCTGATCTTTCGTACTTTTCACCGTCACCGTGTATTCACCGGCTTTCTGGGGTTTGCCGCTCACTTTCCGGTCGGCCGCGGTGAAGCCAATGCCTTCCGGCAGACCGGTCACGTCAAGCTGTGAACCCGCTCCTACCTCTTCCAGCGTCGTGCTGTACGACACACCTTTGACAATAACCTGATCTTTGATGGGCGCATAACCATCCGCGCAAACCGTCGTGTAGCTGTACGTAACGACTTTCTGGCTTTGCCGGGCTTCAAGCACCAGCGTACTTCCCTCCCGCATGGTGAGGTCCAGCGTCTGCGTGGCTCCAGTGGTCCAGTCGGTTACGCCGGTCACCCGGTATTCAATCCGGGTTTTATCCCCGCCCTTGGTCCGGAACGTAATTTTTCCGGTCTGGCAATTGTAATCGGGAGCCAGCACCGCTAGCGCAGAATCCGTCGGGGGGGTTGGTTCTGCCGGGGTTGGCGGGGTTTCAGGTGTAGTTGGGGGCGTGGTTGGCGTATCACCGTTGCAGCTCAGGGTTTTGGGCGACCCTTTGAGCAGGTAATCCGTACCCGCCACCCGACCCCAGATCGAATACGTCTGATTGTTCTTCAGCTCCTGGGGCGTATCCCAGCGGTAGCCGTGGCTGCCGTTGCCCTTATCGCTGTCTTTCAGGTCCTGGCGGAATAAGCTGGCTTCAATACGACCCACTACTCTGGCCGACGACAGGCTGCTGCCCACCAGAAACTCGATGGACACCGGCGTGTTGGGCGCATCGCGGTTCCATACCCAACCCGCAATGCTCGAACAGTTGACCACATCCAGGAAACCTTCGTAGTTGCCGGTAAGGGGATTGGTGGGCGCGTTGGGTTCTGTTGGAGTAGCCGGAGTCGTTCCGTCTGTCACCGTCAATCTGACCTCAACACTGGTTTTTGCGCCCTGCTTATCGGTAGCCGTATACGTTAGCTTGTAGCTACCGGTCGTTGCGATCGTTCCGGTAAATACCCGGCTGACACGGTCAAAATCCGTTCCCTTCGGCAAGCCGCTGACCGAATATGCTAACGTCTCTTTCTCCGGATCAGTAAACGCTGGTAGAACCGTTTCGAAGGCCTTATTTACCGTTACGGTCAATTCTATCACGTTCGGAACAACTGGTGGTTGATTGGTCTGAACCGGATCGGTGGGTCTTCCGGGCGTGAGTGGCGCATCACCGTTGCAGCTCAGGGTCTTGGGCGACCCCTTCAGCAGGTAATCCGTACCCGCCACCCGACCCCAGATCGAATACGTCTGGTTGTTCTTCAGCTCCTGGGGCGTATCCCAGCGGTAGCCGTGGCTGCCGTTGCCCTTGTCGCTGTCTTTCAGGTCCTGGCGGAACAGGTTGGCTTCAATACGACCCACTACTCTGGCCGACGACAGGCTGCTGCCCACCAGAAACTCGATGGACACCGGCGTGTTGGGCGCGTCGCGGTTCCATACCCAGCCCGCAATGCTCGAA
This Larkinella insperata DNA region includes the following protein-coding sequences:
- a CDS encoding TonB-dependent receptor; amino-acid sequence: MKKSNKQLFLFFGFWLATTVWCFAQTKITGTVTEGTTRNPLVGVSITVKGTVAGTITDSKGQFDLTTSVPTPLTVVVSSVGFQTREIPVDNPSGLTIELQEQVMLGQEVVVSASRVEENVMKSPVTVEKMDIRSIQSTPAPTFYDALLNLKGVDMSTQSLTFRSVNVRGFSANGNTRVVQLVDGMDNQAPGLNFSVGNIAGMSELDVESVELLPGAASALYGPNAINGLLLMTSKNPFQYQGLSAYAKTGIMSASNRATATTPFYDAGIRYAKAFNNRLAFKASVSYLSATDWQATDYRDQGFANGFTMANGTRQANPGYDGINVYGDASANLSAFQSTIAQLLPVPPAQIALISPDLARIIGGINQLSSATNIPATRIINEVLLPNVTVSRTGYAENELVNYKVSSLKLNGALHYRINDNLEAILQANWGTGTTAYTGQDRYYIKGFSIGQYKAELRGSNFFVRAYTTQERSGDSFAIGILGQGINEAWKPSLNQSNLAGSWFPQYAFTYAGGALQTFGTAFTQAAATNPATAYQTALGAVNAISGNLHTAARAAADQGRFLPGTPQFDQALATVTGRPLPGTLPNLGAKFLDRTNLYHGEFMYNFGKLIDPTTVELIVGGNVRQYALNSGGTIFALDENSKEFKINEFGAYAQASKTLVDILKLTGSVRYDKNNNFKGQFSPRLSAVLTLAKVHNIRASFQRGFRIPTTQAQYINLNTPSARLIGGLPLFRDRFNFSQSPVYTLESVRTFGAALQGGTALPQAAQALQQYQPQQWDPERVETYEVGYKGLIKNKLFIDAYYYYNRFLNFEGAQVVVQGAQPATPSNPASLLQLISGTTRNIYSFYVNAPVQVKNHGWALSADYLLPGNFIIGGNVSFNDLSNRGSLPSEFVTFFNSPKYRYNLSFSNRNIRGSGYGFNVIFRHQDAFLWESSFANTEATLRKQTTIPAFSTLDAQISKRIPGIKSILKVGGTNVLGKLYTQAWGNPSVGGMYYVSLTFDELMNR
- a CDS encoding mannose-1-phosphate guanylyltransferase; this translates as MNHTYVIIMAGGVGTRFWPFSRTNYPKQFHDVLGTGKSLLQQTAERFDGICPKENIYIVTSAEYQQLVKEQLPYLSDDQILCEPVRRNTAPCIAYAAYKIAQKDPQANMVVAPADHIILKEEDFKNTIRTALEATANQDILVTLGIQPSRPDTGYGYIQYIPDSDNHPVKKVKTFTEKPHLELAQQFLESGEFVWNAGIFVWNAQAIRKAFEAYMPETAEIFAEGDEWYFTEKEDAFINKAYSLCKNISIDNGIMEKANNVYVVLSDFGWSDLGTWKSLYEVSGKDDNQNVTDGTHMLYNTSNNIIKTPKNKLVVISGLEGFIVAEFDGVLLICPKEEEQKVKEFVADAKNHGAHFV
- the thiL gene encoding thiamine-phosphate kinase → MNTRTELGSVGEIALIQRLSRDFAQTSHTETVRGIGDDAAVIDTGGPDYWLISTDMLLEGVHFDLAYSPLKHLGFKAVAVNVSDIAAMNGTPLQITVSIALSNRFSVEAVEELYAGIKAACEAYRVDLIGGDTTSSRSGLVISVTVTGKVAKDKITYRNTAKPNDVVCVTGDLGAAFLGLQLLEREKQVFLSDPNMQPEIGEDKSYVLERQLRPSARTDIVYELQDLGIVPTAMIDVSDGLASELMHICTQSGTGAVIFDENIPIDDVSYLVATELNLSPLTAALNGGEDYELLFTIRPHEFEKLKNHARITPIGYLTDKPDDILLGTKAGQYTPIKAQGWKHF
- a CDS encoding cytochrome b5 domain-containing protein, encoding MNTGKQESLKEYTRSQLALRNGSDRDEIWCAYRGIIYDVSASRLWRQGKHYEHWAGQDLTDELADAPHGEWVFGRFQPVGKLIS
- a CDS encoding N-acetylglucosamine kinase, with amino-acid sequence MILIADSGSTKTDWRTIDPRGQVGQARTIGFNPYYQDSAAIAAELQTNLLPAVQETVTDVFYYGTGCNSEESCGIVEKAIRTVFPDVKTVAVSSDLLGAARALCGHETGIACILGTGSNACLYDGRDIAQLSGTLGFWLGDEGSGGYLGKTLVTRFLHGQLPQDLADKFRKRYPKVDRLTVLDHAYKQPFPNRYFAGFSKFLFDNRSHPAAYQIVYDAFSLFFDTYIRKFSDSAQLPIHFVGSVAFYYSDILRQVANDKGLTLRRILENPIAGLTLYHQDAESLSSES